One genomic region from Bacillota bacterium encodes:
- the metG gene encoding methionine--tRNA ligase → MQDKKTFYITTPIYYPSDKLHIGHSYTTVAADTLARYKRMQGYDVMFLTGTDEHGQKIARLAEEVGKTPKQFVDDIVAGVKELWKLMNISNDRFIRTTDEQHMKAVQKIFKTLYDKGDIYKGSYEGLYCAQCEAFWTKVQAADGKCPDCGRPVEMAKEEAYFFKLSNYQDRLIKFLEENPDFIAPKSRLNEMMNNFIKPGLEDLCVSRTSFSWGIPVTFDEKHVVYVWIDALSNYITALGYLSENDADFKKYWPCDIHLVGKEIVRFHTIIWPIMLMALDLPMPKRVFGHGWLLLDGGKMSKSKGNVVDPVVLCKRYGVDAIRYFLLREIPFGSDGVFSNEALISRINSDLANDLGNLVSRTLAMAEKYFGGAIPKERESAPIDDELRATAKNTAESYEKLMDEMQFPSALAETWNLISRANKYIDETMPWALAKDESKRSRLAAVIYNLCEAIRVAGILISPALPDTASKIFERLGITGSTETLWEGTLHWGEAESYNTSVGEILFPRIDMEKELAELQAEQKAKVTPEQPKMPEITIDDFMNVELRAAKVISCEPVKKSDKLLCLQLDAGSEKRQVVSGIAQWYKPEDMIGKTVVLVANLKPAKLRGVESQGMILASDDGKNVKVVFLDGVEPGARIR, encoded by the coding sequence ATGCAAGATAAGAAAACATTTTATATCACCACCCCTATTTATTATCCTTCCGATAAATTGCATATAGGTCATTCGTATACGACTGTAGCCGCCGATACGCTTGCTCGCTACAAACGTATGCAGGGGTATGATGTCATGTTTTTGACCGGAACAGACGAACACGGACAAAAAATTGCGCGCCTGGCTGAGGAAGTGGGGAAAACTCCAAAACAGTTCGTAGATGATATAGTTGCCGGAGTCAAAGAGCTTTGGAAGTTGATGAACATTTCAAACGATCGTTTTATCCGTACCACCGACGAACAGCATATGAAGGCAGTTCAGAAGATTTTTAAGACTCTTTATGATAAAGGAGATATCTACAAAGGATCATATGAGGGACTGTACTGCGCTCAGTGCGAAGCTTTCTGGACAAAAGTTCAGGCTGCTGACGGAAAGTGTCCTGACTGCGGCAGACCGGTAGAGATGGCGAAGGAAGAGGCATACTTTTTTAAACTTTCAAATTACCAGGACAGGCTTATAAAGTTTTTAGAAGAAAATCCGGATTTTATTGCGCCGAAGTCCCGTTTAAACGAAATGATGAACAATTTTATAAAACCAGGGCTTGAAGATCTCTGCGTTTCGCGTACATCTTTTTCTTGGGGAATACCTGTCACTTTTGATGAAAAACATGTAGTGTATGTTTGGATAGACGCACTTTCTAACTATATTACCGCTTTAGGTTATCTTTCTGAAAACGATGCAGATTTTAAAAAGTACTGGCCATGCGATATACACCTTGTTGGTAAGGAAATTGTGCGTTTCCACACTATAATTTGGCCGATTATGCTTATGGCGCTTGATCTGCCTATGCCTAAAAGAGTTTTTGGTCATGGCTGGCTTCTTTTGGATGGCGGAAAGATGTCAAAATCCAAGGGAAACGTTGTTGATCCGGTTGTACTTTGCAAACGGTATGGCGTTGATGCAATCCGTTATTTTCTCCTGAGAGAGATCCCATTCGGTTCAGACGGTGTATTTTCAAATGAAGCATTGATTTCACGAATCAATTCAGACCTTGCAAATGATCTTGGCAATCTTGTCAGCAGGACTTTAGCAATGGCGGAAAAATATTTTGGCGGGGCTATTCCAAAAGAGCGGGAATCTGCGCCTATTGATGACGAACTAAGGGCAACGGCAAAAAATACAGCTGAATCTTATGAAAAGCTGATGGACGAAATGCAGTTTCCAAGCGCTCTTGCAGAGACATGGAATCTAATTTCGAGGGCAAATAAATATATAGATGAAACAATGCCGTGGGCTCTTGCTAAAGACGAAAGCAAACGTTCACGTCTTGCTGCGGTTATCTATAATCTCTGCGAGGCCATTCGTGTCGCAGGCATACTTATTTCTCCAGCTTTACCGGATACGGCTTCTAAGATATTTGAACGCCTCGGAATTACCGGTTCAACCGAAACACTTTGGGAAGGCACTTTACATTGGGGTGAAGCTGAAAGCTATAATACATCTGTCGGAGAGATTTTATTTCCAAGGATCGATATGGAAAAAGAGCTTGCAGAGCTTCAGGCTGAACAAAAGGCAAAAGTAACACCTGAACAGCCCAAAATGCCGGAAATCACTATTGATGATTTTATGAATGTGGAACTGCGTGCAGCAAAAGTCATTTCATGTGAACCCGTAAAAAAATCCGATAAACTGCTCTGTCTGCAGCTTGATGCCGGAAGTGAAAAACGCCAGGTAGTTTCAGGAATTGCTCAGTGGTATAAACCTGAAGATATGATTGGAAAAACAGTTGTTCTGGTTGCAAACTTAAAACCAGCAAAATTGCGCGGCGTTGAAAGTCAGGGCATGATCTTAGCGTCAGACGACGGAAAAAATGTTAAAGTTGTTTTCCTTGACGGTGTTGAGCCGGGGGCAAGGATTCGCTGA
- a CDS encoding DUF975 family protein, producing the protein MDKSTIRRNIKANAKLMLKNNLGTAILVLFIPMLVYLGLSMFIQGILTAVFGVQSNDLNFNTFNNHNYVFGDGTEVPAIIAAVLLTLICLLIFIPLIFGITSWFVSLSEGKKKSLGTIFDWFSSFDHFIKSVLLMLNVFVRYLIYSLPVMILFGGMAALEYLGPNYVNFNYVAIMAPLDILYFAAAFALNIFLLRYSLVTYLCVRFPEKKINEIIKDSVRLMKGHKWEFFVFSLSFILWMLLGFLTCGLALLWVLPYMSGASIIFCNYVYDVGTQPDFENGYDQNPNANNNFNGSSQMYTPSAPETNNEPSQPSQDTQDDFNQASDQGQQEQKQDDDRPESL; encoded by the coding sequence ATGGACAAAAGCACCATCCGCAGAAATATAAAAGCTAATGCCAAACTTATGTTGAAAAATAATTTAGGAACAGCAATTTTAGTGTTATTTATCCCAATGCTTGTATATTTAGGACTGAGCATGTTTATACAGGGGATTCTAACTGCAGTTTTTGGGGTACAAAGTAATGACTTAAATTTCAACACGTTTAACAACCACAACTATGTTTTTGGCGACGGAACAGAGGTTCCAGCTATAATCGCGGCCGTTTTACTTACTCTTATTTGCCTTCTTATTTTCATACCTCTTATTTTTGGTATTACAAGCTGGTTTGTTTCGCTAAGCGAGGGCAAGAAAAAGAGCCTGGGGACAATTTTCGATTGGTTTTCAAGTTTTGATCATTTTATTAAAAGCGTATTGTTGATGCTTAATGTATTTGTTCGTTATTTAATTTATTCATTGCCGGTCATGATTTTATTCGGGGGGATGGCTGCATTAGAATACCTTGGACCAAACTATGTGAATTTCAATTATGTTGCAATTATGGCGCCTTTGGATATTCTGTATTTTGCGGCTGCTTTTGCCTTAAATATATTCTTACTTCGTTATTCCCTTGTAACATATTTGTGTGTAAGATTTCCGGAAAAGAAGATAAATGAAATTATTAAAGACAGTGTACGGCTTATGAAGGGGCACAAATGGGAATTTTTCGTTTTCTCGTTATCTTTTATTTTATGGATGTTGCTTGGCTTTCTTACATGCGGACTAGCATTATTATGGGTACTTCCATATATGAGCGGTGCAAGCATCATATTTTGCAATTATGTGTATGATGTCGGAACTCAGCCTGATTTCGAAAACGGGTATGATCAAAATCCGAACGCTAATAACAACTTTAACGGCAGTTCACAGATGTATACTCCATCCGCTCCCGAAACAAATAATGAACCCAGTCAGCCGTCACAGGATACTCAGGATGATTTTAACCAAGCTTCAGATCAAGGTCAGCAAGAACAGAAACAAGACGATGACAGACCTGAAAGTTTATAA
- a CDS encoding family 10 glycosylhydrolase, whose product MLSEKARALLALTLSVLLLTGILTSLPIMKQEAQASKSYFTGVWVATVQNINFPSKQGLSVDEMKKEIIHILDTAKDTGINAVFFQVRPSADALYKSDIFPWSVYLTGKQGEAPDNGFDPLKYACDEAKKRDIEIHAWINPYRVTSASGMKLSDLCETSPARKNPNLVREFADGKLYFDPGDPASTQLVIDGVREIVKNYDVAGIHFDDYFYPYSSKSDFNDSDTYQKYGGGLSKADWRRKNINELIERTNREIKRIKPSVKFGVSPPGVWANKKDNPLGSDTSGYESYNQSFADSRKWVKDHSVDYIIPQIYWPIGDKNCDYQKLVNWWSDTVKDTGVDLYIGHAAYKVGGDTAPQWKDADELSKEISVNKTRPEVKGSVFYGYSSISDNVLGIKDSLESLFRDSSPIRDLAFSYPKSGSSVSSSKSYVIGSSDPRAPLYLNGKEVQRTKSGYFEAYLDLKTGNNTYQFTYNGKQYSYCLKRNGAKQADSYQMSTLGFKPGSLSPSSNQYLNVGEYLTLSCIAPKGAIVAAKLSETISILKEGDAVPSGGMALARYSSSFKIPRTSIAGTKSLGKPVFMVSNDAGSFSEQADGEVFAVNLSQTLHGTILKNDTIMRTTNSGSADRITPLAKNVTDYIVDESPDFYKLRYGGWTLKENVKVHDKKLKDNSISSIYEKRKANSTEIIWKMPVHAPYKIETGSSYFKITFYNTTGKKAFNISKENELFSSITYSQSGNNAIYTLDLKNADGLYGYKINCASGKTIIAFKNPPKLKNGLKPLLGKTVVIDAGHGGSDCGALGPEGELGRNEKNLNYSVADEVKSQLESLGAKVIMTRSGDDDVTLNERVALTRKTNPDLFVSIHHNSLDSSVDIKNYSGIITLYSEDFSKAFADIMQKSLIDTVGRKDGGVRFQGLAVCRVTECPSILIEMGYISNPYEFEDLSNTDIIKLQAQGIANGVKDYLNK is encoded by the coding sequence ATGTTGAGCGAGAAGGCAAGGGCACTTTTGGCTTTAACATTGTCAGTATTACTGCTGACGGGGATATTAACGAGTCTTCCTATTATGAAACAGGAGGCACAAGCGTCAAAATCATATTTTACCGGCGTTTGGGTGGCGACAGTTCAGAATATAAACTTTCCTTCAAAACAAGGTTTATCTGTAGATGAAATGAAAAAGGAAATAATACATATCCTTGATACCGCTAAAGATACAGGGATTAATGCCGTATTTTTTCAGGTTAGGCCATCTGCCGACGCACTTTATAAATCGGATATTTTTCCATGGTCTGTATATTTGACAGGAAAACAGGGAGAAGCGCCTGACAACGGTTTCGACCCACTCAAATATGCTTGTGATGAAGCTAAAAAAAGAGATATTGAGATTCATGCGTGGATAAATCCTTACCGCGTGACCTCTGCCTCAGGTATGAAACTGTCTGATCTGTGTGAGACTAGTCCTGCACGTAAAAATCCGAATCTTGTCCGCGAATTTGCAGATGGGAAGCTCTATTTTGACCCAGGCGATCCAGCTTCTACGCAGCTTGTTATTGATGGCGTAAGAGAAATTGTTAAAAACTATGACGTAGCCGGAATACATTTCGATGATTACTTTTACCCGTATTCTTCGAAGAGCGATTTTAATGATTCGGACACATACCAGAAATATGGCGGCGGGCTGTCAAAAGCGGACTGGCGGCGCAAGAATATTAATGAGTTAATTGAGAGAACTAATAGAGAAATCAAAAGAATCAAGCCGTCTGTTAAGTTTGGAGTGTCACCTCCGGGTGTTTGGGCAAATAAAAAGGATAATCCACTTGGAAGCGATACAAGCGGATATGAAAGTTATAATCAGAGTTTTGCAGATTCAAGAAAATGGGTCAAAGATCACAGCGTCGATTATATAATACCGCAAATATACTGGCCAATCGGTGATAAAAACTGTGACTATCAAAAACTCGTTAACTGGTGGAGCGATACGGTTAAGGATACCGGCGTCGACCTTTACATAGGGCATGCGGCTTATAAGGTTGGAGGGGATACCGCCCCGCAGTGGAAGGATGCAGATGAACTTTCTAAAGAAATATCAGTAAATAAAACACGCCCTGAAGTTAAGGGCAGTGTATTTTACGGCTATTCAAGTATATCTGATAACGTATTGGGGATAAAGGATAGCTTAGAGAGCTTGTTTAGAGATTCAAGTCCTATCCGTGACCTCGCTTTTAGTTATCCCAAAAGTGGGTCGTCAGTTTCATCTTCAAAAAGTTATGTAATCGGTTCTTCCGATCCTAGAGCACCTCTTTATTTAAATGGAAAGGAAGTTCAAAGGACAAAAAGCGGATATTTTGAAGCTTATTTGGATCTAAAAACGGGAAATAATACCTACCAGTTTACTTATAACGGGAAGCAATATAGTTACTGTTTAAAGCGAAATGGCGCAAAACAAGCGGATAGCTACCAGATGAGCACCCTTGGATTTAAACCTGGTTCGCTGTCTCCTTCTTCTAATCAATATCTGAACGTTGGGGAATATCTTACCTTAAGTTGTATCGCGCCTAAAGGGGCAATTGTCGCGGCAAAGCTTTCGGAGACAATTTCTATCCTAAAAGAGGGAGATGCAGTGCCGTCCGGAGGCATGGCGCTTGCAAGGTATTCTTCTTCTTTTAAGATACCACGGACAAGCATTGCCGGCACAAAGAGCCTGGGTAAACCCGTATTTATGGTGTCAAATGATGCAGGATCCTTCTCAGAACAAGCGGATGGCGAAGTTTTCGCAGTTAATCTTTCGCAAACGCTACATGGAACTATACTAAAAAATGACACCATCATGAGAACCACGAATTCTGGCTCTGCTGACAGAATCACTCCACTTGCTAAGAATGTTACGGATTATATCGTGGATGAGTCACCGGACTTTTATAAGTTACGCTATGGTGGCTGGACTTTGAAGGAAAACGTTAAAGTGCATGACAAAAAGCTTAAGGATAACAGCATTTCTAGTATTTATGAAAAAAGAAAAGCCAATTCAACTGAAATCATATGGAAGATGCCGGTTCATGCCCCTTATAAAATAGAAACCGGAAGCAGTTATTTTAAGATTACATTTTATAATACTACGGGCAAAAAAGCATTTAATATATCAAAAGAAAATGAGTTGTTTTCAAGTATAACCTATTCACAGAGCGGAAATAACGCTATTTATACATTGGACCTCAAAAATGCAGATGGGTTATATGGATATAAGATAAACTGCGCATCAGGAAAAACTATAATAGCATTTAAGAATCCGCCTAAACTTAAAAACGGATTAAAACCGCTTTTGGGCAAAACTGTTGTCATTGATGCGGGACACGGTGGCTCTGACTGCGGCGCTTTAGGGCCGGAAGGGGAACTTGGAAGGAATGAGAAAAATCTCAATTATTCCGTTGCGGATGAAGTTAAGAGTCAACTTGAATCACTTGGCGCAAAGGTAATTATGACTCGATCGGGAGATGATGATGTGACTTTAAATGAACGTGTTGCACTTACACGTAAGACAAATCCTGATTTATTCGTTTCGATACACCATAATTCTCTCGACAGCAGTGTAGATATCAAGAATTATTCAGGGATAATTACTCTTTATAGTGAAGATTTTTCAAAAGCTTTTGCTGATATTATGCAAAAAAGTTTGATTGATACAGTTGGACGAAAAGATGGCGGGGTTCGTTTTCAGGGACTTGCTGTTTGCCGGGTGACTGAATGTCCATCAATATTGATAGAGATGGGCTATATTTCAAATCCATACGAGTTTGAGGATCTTTCAAATACTGATATAATTAAACTTCAGGCTCAGGGGATAGCAAATGGCGTAAAAGATTATTTAAATAAGTAA
- a CDS encoding CTP synthase: MATKYIFVTGGVVSGLGKGITAASLGRLLKARGLKVLMQKFDPYINVDPGTMSPYQHGEVFVTEDGAECDLDLGHYERFIDENLSANCNVTTGKVYWSVLNKERTGVFLGGTVQVIPHITNEIKERVYKMAKKGVDVVITEIGGTVGDIESLPFLESIRQVASEVGKNNCLFIHVTLMPYISGSNELKSKPTQHSVKELLSIGIQPDIIVCRTDIPMDCEIRKKVALFCNVSPDAVIENSTEKILYGVPLMLARQGLDKVVCKKLRLKAPEPDLTEWLAMIDRIEKCDKLVKIALVGKYVELQDAYLSVAEALRHGGFENGARIDIKWVQSEEVTRENVIQMIGDCDGVIVPGGFGDRGIQGKIEAIRYAREQKVPLFGICLGMQLSVIEYSRDVLGYTDADSSEFSPKGKHNVIDLMDEQRKVTKKGGTMRLGRYPCVLSPGFAREAYGVNEIGERHRHRFEFNNKYREELSSAGLKITGMSPDGKLVEIIELDKKDHPWFVGVQFHPEFKSRPNKAHPLFREFIKASLAQHQSR, encoded by the coding sequence ATGGCGACAAAGTATATTTTTGTAACTGGCGGCGTTGTATCAGGCCTTGGAAAAGGCATAACCGCAGCGTCTCTTGGACGGCTTCTTAAAGCTAGAGGCCTTAAGGTTCTTATGCAAAAATTCGATCCTTATATAAATGTTGATCCGGGAACGATGAGCCCTTATCAGCATGGTGAGGTATTTGTAACAGAAGACGGTGCGGAATGCGATCTTGATCTTGGTCATTATGAGCGCTTTATTGATGAAAACTTAAGCGCTAATTGTAACGTTACGACTGGCAAAGTATACTGGTCAGTTCTCAATAAAGAGAGAACAGGGGTTTTCCTTGGAGGGACCGTTCAAGTTATCCCACATATTACTAATGAAATTAAAGAACGCGTTTATAAAATGGCAAAAAAGGGCGTTGATGTGGTAATAACCGAAATTGGAGGAACGGTGGGAGATATTGAATCTTTGCCTTTCCTTGAATCAATCAGACAGGTTGCATCTGAAGTGGGTAAAAACAACTGTCTTTTTATCCATGTTACTTTGATGCCTTATATATCGGGATCTAATGAACTCAAATCAAAACCAACTCAGCATAGCGTTAAGGAGCTTTTATCTATTGGCATTCAGCCGGATATTATCGTATGCAGAACAGATATTCCAATGGATTGTGAAATAAGAAAAAAAGTCGCATTGTTTTGTAATGTAAGCCCTGATGCTGTTATTGAAAATTCCACAGAAAAGATTTTATATGGTGTTCCTTTGATGCTTGCCCGGCAGGGACTCGACAAGGTTGTTTGCAAAAAACTGCGTTTAAAGGCACCGGAACCTGATCTTACTGAATGGCTAGCTATGATAGACAGGATAGAGAAGTGCGATAAACTTGTAAAAATAGCATTAGTCGGAAAATACGTCGAACTGCAGGATGCTTATCTTTCTGTTGCCGAGGCACTTAGACATGGCGGGTTCGAGAACGGTGCCAGAATTGATATAAAATGGGTTCAAAGTGAAGAGGTTACAAGAGAAAATGTCATTCAGATGATCGGTGACTGCGACGGGGTGATTGTTCCCGGAGGGTTCGGAGACCGTGGCATACAGGGTAAAATTGAAGCAATAAGATATGCAAGGGAACAGAAGGTTCCGCTGTTTGGGATTTGCCTTGGAATGCAGCTTTCTGTAATTGAATATTCCCGCGATGTTTTAGGATATACTGATGCTGATTCAAGCGAATTTTCACCAAAAGGCAAACATAATGTAATTGACCTCATGGATGAACAGAGAAAGGTTACGAAAAAAGGCGGCACGATGAGACTTGGAAGATATCCATGTGTGCTGAGTCCTGGCTTCGCAAGAGAAGCATACGGTGTAAATGAAATAGGCGAGCGCCACAGACACCGTTTTGAATTCAATAACAAGTATCGCGAAGAGCTTAGTTCGGCAGGGCTAAAGATTACGGGTATGTCACCTGACGGAAAACTCGTGGAGATAATCGAACTTGACAAAAAAGATCATCCGTGGTTTGTAGGCGTACAGTTCCATCCTGAGTTTAAATCTAGACCTAATAAAGCCCATCCGCTTTTCAGGGAATTCATTAAAGCGTCATTAGCTCAGCATCAATCAAGATAA
- a CDS encoding peptidoglycan DD-metalloendopeptidase family protein, which translates to MEERKLKRLFLIIIQFIYHIGDFVRTSFELLFEEILHILHKSYDFTSKTSLPYIRKVKPVFFSLLLKVNSFRKRFSAFAFKVMTGHEITQFTFPLTNDEKSKIKKYIIAHAVYYTAPVIASVVFFTLITSAKDYTMGLKVLIDNKEVAAVKDQNQYQEVLRKVENYVSSVSGETYKCDVQPVFQVSLTNKEQFKNESNLENTLLSKASDIITDAYGLYVDGQLIAANNDEKVLNDQLQAVVEQYKNKDAVEENIEFIQDVKVEKSTVPVKMIKTANEISGILNSQVVRAQTYTVKKGDMLLSIAKQVGMTVNDLQALNPNVNPNVMREGTELKVSKSVPLLSVKIVRKLQHDESIPYTVEKKKTNELYTSQSKVSVSGQEGTARVTEELFIVDGVEVTRQRLSREVISNPVNQVELWGSKELPKKTATGSLRYPVGGYVSSRFGVSRGASFHTGLDLACSRGTPIAAADGGTVVFAGRSGGYGLLVKISHGNGYETYYAHCSVLLVQEGQKVAKGEIIAKVGTTGNSTGPHLHFEVRVNGQPQNPLNYLN; encoded by the coding sequence GTGGAGGAACGCAAATTAAAACGTTTATTTTTAATAATAATACAATTTATTTATCATATCGGAGATTTCGTACGTACATCGTTTGAGCTTCTTTTTGAGGAAATACTTCATATTTTGCATAAGTCTTATGATTTTACCTCGAAAACAAGTTTACCCTATATTAGAAAAGTAAAACCCGTATTTTTCAGTTTATTATTAAAAGTCAACAGTTTTCGCAAGCGATTCTCAGCCTTTGCCTTTAAGGTAATGACAGGTCACGAAATTACACAGTTTACTTTTCCGCTGACAAATGACGAGAAAAGCAAAATTAAAAAGTATATAATTGCCCACGCTGTATATTATACAGCACCAGTTATTGCATCTGTTGTTTTCTTCACACTTATTACATCTGCAAAAGACTATACAATGGGTCTGAAAGTATTAATCGACAATAAAGAGGTCGCAGCGGTAAAAGACCAAAACCAGTATCAGGAAGTCCTGAGGAAAGTCGAAAATTATGTTTCATCTGTTAGCGGCGAAACATATAAATGCGACGTTCAGCCCGTTTTCCAAGTCTCCTTAACTAATAAAGAGCAGTTTAAAAATGAATCGAACCTTGAGAATACATTACTTTCCAAGGCAAGCGATATAATTACGGATGCTTATGGTCTATATGTAGATGGTCAGCTTATTGCAGCTAATAATGATGAAAAAGTATTAAATGACCAGCTTCAGGCTGTGGTTGAGCAATATAAAAATAAAGACGCTGTTGAAGAAAATATTGAATTTATTCAGGATGTAAAAGTTGAAAAGAGCACTGTTCCTGTAAAAATGATTAAAACAGCCAATGAGATAAGCGGAATATTGAATTCACAGGTCGTAAGAGCTCAGACGTATACCGTAAAAAAAGGGGACATGCTCCTTTCAATTGCAAAACAGGTTGGTATGACTGTTAACGATTTGCAGGCTCTGAATCCAAACGTTAATCCAAATGTTATGCGTGAAGGAACAGAACTTAAAGTTTCAAAATCTGTTCCGTTATTATCGGTGAAAATCGTCCGAAAGCTTCAACACGACGAGTCCATTCCCTATACAGTCGAAAAGAAAAAAACCAATGAACTTTATACGTCTCAGTCGAAAGTTTCTGTTTCAGGTCAGGAAGGCACAGCAAGGGTTACAGAGGAACTGTTTATCGTTGATGGAGTTGAAGTGACCCGCCAGAGATTAAGCCGCGAGGTCATATCTAATCCTGTTAATCAAGTTGAGCTATGGGGATCGAAAGAATTGCCCAAAAAAACTGCCACTGGTTCTCTTCGGTATCCTGTAGGCGGTTACGTAAGCTCCAGGTTTGGGGTAAGCCGCGGGGCATCTTTCCACACTGGTCTTGACCTTGCTTGTTCAAGAGGAACTCCGATTGCGGCAGCAGACGGCGGAACGGTTGTATTTGCTGGGCGCAGCGGGGGGTACGGACTGTTAGTTAAAATATCACACGGAAATGGTTATGAAACTTACTACGCACATTGTAGTGTTCTTCTTGTTCAGGAGGGACAAAAAGTTGCAAAGGGTGAAATTATCGCAAAGGTTGGGACAACAGGAAACAGTACCGGGCCACATCTGCATTTTGAGGTTCGTGTCAACGGACAGCCTCAAAATCCATTAAATTATCTTAACTAA
- a CDS encoding winged helix-turn-helix domain-containing protein, giving the protein MEKRFKILIIEDEKTIADILEFNLNKEGFDTLISYDGEDGFDKAIDSGCDLILLDVMLPKLDGWEVLRRVRQKLTTPVIMLTAREEEMDKITGLELGADDYITKPFSMKELIARVRANLRRSSFMKADSNEGMLTFRNLRIDKSHFTVFKNNEQVELSNKEFALLLFLAEHLGKVYSREQLMEQVWGYEGFYGDLRAVDVMVRRIREKIERDSSDPDFIKTKRGVGYYFDF; this is encoded by the coding sequence ATGGAAAAAAGATTTAAAATATTAATCATAGAAGATGAAAAAACCATTGCAGATATTTTGGAATTTAATCTTAATAAAGAAGGATTCGATACGCTCATATCTTACGACGGTGAAGATGGATTTGACAAAGCAATTGACAGTGGGTGCGACTTAATCCTTCTTGACGTAATGCTTCCAAAACTTGATGGATGGGAAGTCCTGCGACGTGTCCGCCAAAAACTGACTACGCCTGTTATTATGCTTACAGCGCGCGAAGAGGAAATGGATAAAATCACAGGTCTTGAACTCGGGGCGGATGATTATATAACCAAACCATTCAGCATGAAGGAGCTTATAGCACGCGTGAGAGCCAATCTTCGCCGCAGTTCGTTTATGAAAGCGGATAGTAATGAGGGTATGCTGACTTTCCGCAACCTTCGCATAGATAAAAGCCATTTCACAGTATTTAAGAACAACGAACAGGTGGAACTTTCAAATAAAGAATTCGCACTTCTTTTATTCCTTGCAGAACACTTGGGCAAAGTATATTCAAGAGAACAGCTTATGGAACAAGTCTGGGGATATGAAGGATTCTATGGTGATTTACGTGCAGTTGACGTAATGGTAAGAAGGATCCGAGAGAAGATTGAAAGAGACAGTTCAGATCCTGACTTTATAAAAACCAAAAGAGGCGTTGGATACTATTTCGATTTTTAA